CTGAGGAGGGGGCTTcggagcagggctggggcgggggggcggCTGGCGCAAGCAGCCcccggggcagggggcggggtgggcgCCGGGGCCGCGATGCTGGGTGTCGTGGAGCTGCTGTTGCTGGGGGCAGCGTGGCTGGCGGGCCCGGCCCGCGGGCAGAATGAGACGGAGCCCATCGTGCTGGAGGGCAAGTGCCTGGTGGTTTGCGACTCCAACCCCACGTCGGATCCCACGGGCACAGCTCTGGGTATCTCTGTGCGCTCTGGCAGCGCCAAGGTGGCTTTCTCTGCCATCAGAAGCACCAACCACGAGCCGTCCGAGATGAGTAATCGCACCATGATCATCTACTTCGACCAGGTGAGTGCTCCATGAAGGCTGGATTGGTGAGGGTCGGGGGAGAGTTGGTAGGTAGATGTTCGATCCTCTCCAAGGTCTCTCTGGAGACGCGGGGACAAGAGTTTGGGACAGATTCTTGCCTACATCCCTTCGTTCCCGTCTCGTTATAGGTACTAGTGAACATCGGGAACAACTTTGATTCAGAACGCAGCACTTTCATCGCCCCGCGCAAAGGGATCTACAGTTTTAACTTCCACGTGGTGAAAGTCTACAACAGACAGACCATCCAGGTCAGCTACCGTCTCAGGACCAGGCCCTGGCCCCAGTAGGGGGCTATTAGCCACGGGGTTGAGCTGGTCCTATGGGGGTGGGAGATAGAAGGGGCAGCTGCATGTGTCCGGGGCTGCTTGGAGGGACGGGAAGCAAGGCCTCACGGTTCTGTGGCTTAGACTTCTCTTGCTTCCCCTGTCATTGGTTCTTGGAACCTAGTTCCATCCCCAGGCATAATTTCCTACCTCTGCCTTCCCGGACCCTCCAAAGAGGTTCCGCTACGGGACTCCAGGGATTTCCCTTAGAGATTGCTGTTAGCATTACAGACAGTTCCCGCTTCCGGAAGCTTTCTGAGATCCTCGCTTTCAGCACCACGGACAGTACCACGAACCCTGTCCCAGCTCCGAAGCCTCCCGAGACGCTTGTGCGCTGGCGTTCAGCACGATGCTCAGGGGGTCTCCTGGCGTCCCTTTGCGGACCGACTCCGGTTTTTTAAAGAAGCAGCGCCGAGCCTTAGCGGTTGAAGGgtggagagaaaagggagggtTGTAGTGCCATTCCCTCCTGGCTCCAGCCTTGCCCCAGCCAGCACTCACCTGCTCTCCAGGTTCCCAAAGGTGTCCAGGTTTTTTTGGGGCGGACACAGAGGGTGGAACGCGCAGCTGGGGAGAAGATACTGGGCCTTTGGCTGCTGATGCCACCTCAAGGGCAAAACCAGGCGGTGGCGGGCGGGGCTGGATCTGGGAAGGGAACCGAGCCCGAGGTTTGGGAATGAAGCACAGAGTGCCGCTCTGTGCGAGATTTCTCATCAGCCGGAAGCCTTGCCTGGCTTCTCCACCGCGTCTCTGCTGTGTCCCGGCAGCTGAGAccaggaggagccaggatttttgtttgcttgcttgtgtTTGTTTTCCCGGAAGCGCCAGTTGCCTGATTTTCTCtttggggctggggggagggcgaTGCCGAAGGTCTCTGGGTGCTTGAGCCACCTACGGATTCATTAAACTGGATAAAAGAACGCAGTCGGGATTCGATTGGCTCGCTCAAGAAATGAAAGTTACTCCCGTTTGGGGGGCAGCCCCTTCCTGTCACCCAGATGGGTCGTCTTTCGCTTCACTGGACCCTCAGCAGTAAGCTGCAAAGCCCCTTTCCTTTCCGcttccccctgcccctctgctTCCAGACCTTAAGGCTGTTACCCAGGCGGCGAACTTTCGAGTCTTTATTGCCGCTTCCGTACCCGCCTAGGTTGCACCTCTGAAGCGGGCCTTTCTCTTTCTCAGGTAAGCCTCATGTTAAACGGGTGGCCGGTGATTTCAGCCTTCGCTGGTGATCAGGACGTGACCCGGGAGGCCGCCAGCAACGGAGTTCTAATCCAGATGGAGAAAGGCGACCGAGCATACCTCAAGCTGGAGCGGGGAAACTTGATGGGGGGCTGGAAGTACTCGACCTTCTCCGGATTTCTCGTATTTCCCCTCTGACTGGCTCATTGCCGgaatgg
This Camelus bactrianus isolate YW-2024 breed Bactrian camel chromosome 9, ASM4877302v1, whole genome shotgun sequence DNA region includes the following protein-coding sequences:
- the CBLN1 gene encoding cerebellin-1, translating into MLGVVELLLLGAAWLAGPARGQNETEPIVLEGKCLVVCDSNPTSDPTGTALGISVRSGSAKVAFSAIRSTNHEPSEMSNRTMIIYFDQVLVNIGNNFDSERSTFIAPRKGIYSFNFHVVKVYNRQTIQVSLMLNGWPVISAFAGDQDVTREAASNGVLIQMEKGDRAYLKLERGNLMGGWKYSTFSGFLVFPL